One window of the Carnobacterium maltaromaticum DSM 20342 genome contains the following:
- a CDS encoding peptidoglycan recognition protein family protein, translated as MKKMNKVLFSVTMVLVLLFPSVANAYVIDTTYQLTLNEGDNRRAANKFVILHEVGTESSAINNAIYMKRAWSTNQAYTQFIVGDGGKVYKVGEDGYVSWGAGSYANDNSPVQIELARTFNPEQFKQDYAAYVNLARDYALKYGIPLTLDSGNMYTSGIKSHFWVTQNIWGDHTDPYGYLARFGITKEQLANDLRTGISEENAATPTAPIKPKVEVIVIAGGIGVGTNVYATVPSLTSSRSPNSAFWVSNYIEGALSPYELTRDGKVVAYTTRDYIQRVNKLPANVIKDGSNVFVNKLSKSVDEAPNESTGYQTYWVAQYLDGGKKAPYRLVKNGKTVGYTDRDNIQLVK; from the coding sequence ATGAAAAAGATGAACAAAGTATTATTTAGTGTGACAATGGTTTTAGTATTGCTGTTTCCTTCGGTGGCTAATGCGTACGTAATTGATACTACGTATCAGTTGACACTGAATGAAGGGGATAACCGAAGAGCTGCAAATAAGTTCGTTATTTTACACGAAGTGGGGACTGAATCAAGCGCTATAAATAATGCGATTTATATGAAACGAGCTTGGTCAACAAACCAAGCCTATACTCAATTTATTGTTGGTGACGGTGGGAAAGTGTATAAAGTTGGTGAGGACGGTTATGTGTCTTGGGGTGCTGGGTCTTATGCGAATGATAATTCACCAGTTCAAATCGAGTTAGCTCGTACTTTTAATCCAGAACAATTTAAGCAAGACTATGCAGCTTATGTTAATTTAGCTCGTGACTACGCATTGAAGTATGGAATTCCTTTAACCTTAGACTCTGGAAATATGTATACAAGTGGTATTAAGTCGCATTTTTGGGTAACTCAGAACATTTGGGGAGATCACACAGACCCGTACGGATATTTAGCTCGGTTTGGAATCACAAAAGAGCAATTAGCTAATGACTTGCGGACAGGTATTTCAGAAGAAAATGCAGCAACGCCAACTGCTCCAATAAAACCAAAAGTGGAAGTTATTGTTATTGCTGGGGGTATCGGAGTAGGAACAAACGTATATGCGACTGTTCCTTCATTAACCAGCTCAAGGAGCCCAAATAGTGCATTCTGGGTAAGTAATTACATCGAAGGTGCATTATCACCTTATGAATTGACCCGTGATGGAAAAGTGGTAGCATATACAACTCGTGATTACATTCAACGTGTAAATAAACTTCCAGCTAATGTGATTAAAGATGGCTCTAACGTATTTGTTAACAAACTATCTAAGAGTGTTGATGAAGCTCCTAACGAATCTACTGGATACCAAACCTACTGGGTCGCACAGTATCTAGATGGAGGTAAAAAAGCGCCTTATCGATTAGTGAAAAACGGAAAGACGGTTGGTTATACCGATCGAGATAATATACAGTTAGTTAAATAA
- a CDS encoding NAD(P)-dependent oxidoreductase, translated as MKIGIIAASGKAGTMIMKEAISRGHEVTAIVRNAAKITDSQVTVLERDILEISYADVKEFDILVDAFNAPHGQEELHQTTLAHLTKILAGHKTPRLIVVGGAGSLYVDPAKTIRVMDTPDFPDAFLPTASNMGTAFDALKANNEITWTYLSPSAMFLPDGERTGSYTVGLDNLLANAAGASEISYADYAIALLDEAEAGKHINQRFTVGSK; from the coding sequence ATGAAAATTGGAATTATTGCAGCAAGTGGTAAAGCAGGAACGATGATTATGAAGGAAGCAATCTCAAGAGGCCATGAGGTTACGGCTATTGTTAGAAATGCAGCAAAAATTACAGATAGCCAAGTGACAGTTTTAGAACGTGATATTTTAGAGATTAGTTATGCAGATGTAAAAGAGTTTGATATTTTGGTGGATGCATTTAATGCGCCACATGGTCAAGAAGAGTTACATCAAACAACTTTGGCTCATTTAACAAAAATTTTAGCAGGACATAAAACACCGCGTTTGATTGTAGTGGGTGGAGCAGGTAGTTTATACGTTGATCCAGCGAAAACGATTCGTGTGATGGACACACCAGATTTTCCAGATGCCTTTTTACCAACAGCAAGCAATATGGGTACAGCATTTGATGCATTGAAAGCAAATAATGAGATTACTTGGACGTATTTAAGCCCATCAGCGATGTTCTTACCTGATGGTGAACGAACTGGCAGCTATACAGTTGGTTTAGACAACTTGTTGGCCAATGCTGCTGGAGCAAGTGAAATATCTTATGCAGATTATGCGATTGCTTTGCTTGATGAAGCTGAAGCTGGTAAACACATCAATCAACGTTTTACAGTTGGTTCTAAATAA
- a CDS encoding phage holin has product MKSNKINWKVRFKSKAFWLSMIPAMLLVIQIVFKWFGYNLAADVIGVEAAKFVESLFLLLTILGVVNDPTVPGISDSNRTLEK; this is encoded by the coding sequence GTGAAATCGAATAAGATTAATTGGAAAGTACGGTTTAAGTCGAAGGCGTTCTGGTTGTCAATGATTCCGGCAATGTTGTTAGTGATCCAAATTGTTTTTAAATGGTTTGGGTACAATCTAGCTGCAGATGTGATTGGAGTCGAAGCGGCTAAGTTTGTGGAGTCCTTATTTTTATTGTTAACAATTTTAGGGGTTGTAAATGATCCAACCGTACCAGGTATTTCAGATAGCAATCGAACACTAGAAAAGTAG
- a CDS encoding BglG family transcription antiterminator: MMKKVTENQLIHYLFSQNGWTKASIIASHFQFTERTIRNRINGINQKRVKPVIISSRQGYKIDADAYRLQNKKQEEIVNAIPVTVKERQFFLIRTFLSSAKGGVNLFDLAEMLCVSEATIRRDIKSVKKRLTKFDIQVVSKEEDYQIKGSEAQKRKAMTYLIFEESKKTMDQRKMVQQLLGDIDLLVLQEIISDTLEQYDYFINQYSLNNILLHFAVTLQRMREEKAIEAVEEKELDSVEYRMTKDITQKIAQQFGIVFSNAEIYNLFLLFIGNTTLTTYESLSPEHLKEYIGNQTVDIVKEVLADIGQMYFIHLSDEAFTTKFMIHVRNLISRSNLSKLSKNPLREDMKRTYPLIYDVAVSIASELEKRLLIQVNEDEIAYIALHLGAYLESVTKESDAVSCVILCPRYYDIHQGLLKKIKETYREQINIQKIVTDMSSNWQIMKPELIISISPFSEEVSAHFVLVHPFLTDKDYKNISDAISKVKQNRKQIKMTGYIKEFFRPEFFYRGLSFKHKNKAIYYMTEQLFKAGYVSSGFTEKVLAREKLSSTAFSDGVAVPHALKMNAIKTAVSVAIFDEPIDWDGKVVYIVAIFAVNKENRPIFSPMFENFIRVLSEGDNVRSLSESENYEDFTSNLIQLMGSE; the protein is encoded by the coding sequence ATGATGAAGAAAGTTACTGAAAATCAATTGATTCATTATTTATTCAGTCAAAATGGCTGGACAAAGGCATCAATCATTGCTAGTCATTTTCAATTCACTGAGCGTACTATACGAAATAGAATTAATGGGATTAATCAAAAAAGAGTTAAGCCGGTCATTATTTCTAGCCGTCAAGGATACAAAATAGATGCAGATGCCTATCGTCTCCAAAATAAAAAGCAAGAAGAAATAGTTAATGCTATTCCTGTAACGGTTAAAGAGCGGCAATTCTTTTTAATTCGCACCTTTCTTTCTTCTGCTAAGGGTGGGGTGAATTTATTTGATTTAGCTGAAATGTTATGTGTTTCGGAGGCGACTATTCGTCGTGATATCAAAAGTGTTAAGAAACGTTTAACTAAATTTGATATTCAGGTAGTTTCAAAAGAAGAAGATTATCAAATCAAAGGGTCTGAAGCACAAAAGCGCAAGGCAATGACGTATTTAATTTTTGAAGAGTCTAAAAAAACGATGGATCAACGGAAAATGGTTCAGCAATTACTAGGGGATATTGACCTGTTGGTTTTGCAAGAAATAATCAGTGACACTCTTGAACAGTACGACTATTTTATTAATCAATATTCTTTGAATAATATTTTGCTTCATTTTGCTGTAACACTGCAGCGCATGAGGGAAGAAAAGGCGATTGAAGCTGTAGAGGAGAAAGAATTAGATTCAGTTGAGTATCGCATGACGAAGGACATCACGCAAAAAATCGCACAACAGTTTGGAATAGTTTTTTCCAATGCTGAAATTTATAATTTATTTTTACTTTTTATTGGAAATACAACATTGACTACCTATGAATCATTGAGTCCAGAGCATTTGAAGGAGTATATTGGAAATCAAACTGTAGATATTGTGAAAGAGGTATTAGCTGATATTGGTCAAATGTACTTTATTCATCTTAGTGATGAAGCTTTTACGACTAAATTTATGATTCATGTCAGAAATTTAATCAGTCGTTCAAATTTAAGTAAGTTGTCCAAAAATCCATTACGAGAGGATATGAAACGAACCTATCCACTGATTTATGATGTGGCTGTTTCGATTGCGAGTGAATTAGAAAAACGGCTGTTGATTCAAGTTAACGAGGATGAAATTGCGTATATTGCCTTGCATCTAGGGGCTTACTTAGAATCTGTCACGAAGGAATCGGATGCTGTTAGTTGTGTTATTTTGTGTCCAAGATACTATGATATCCATCAAGGACTTTTGAAGAAAATAAAAGAAACATATCGGGAACAAATTAATATTCAAAAAATCGTAACGGATATGAGCTCCAATTGGCAAATAATGAAGCCTGAGTTAATTATTTCAATCTCGCCTTTTTCAGAAGAGGTATCTGCACATTTTGTTTTAGTACATCCTTTTTTAACTGATAAAGATTATAAGAATATTTCAGATGCAATCAGTAAGGTGAAACAAAATCGCAAGCAAATAAAAATGACAGGCTATATAAAGGAATTTTTTCGTCCTGAATTTTTTTATCGAGGGTTGTCATTTAAACACAAAAATAAAGCTATCTATTATATGACAGAGCAATTATTTAAAGCTGGTTATGTGTCGTCAGGTTTTACAGAAAAAGTCTTGGCTAGAGAAAAGCTATCATCAACGGCATTTAGTGATGGCGTAGCTGTTCCTCATGCATTAAAAATGAATGCAATTAAAACAGCAGTATCAGTTGCGATTTTTGATGAACCGATTGATTGGGATGGAAAAGTAGTTTATATTGTCGCTATTTTTGCGGTAAATAAAGAAAATCGCCCGATTTTTAGTCCCATGTTTGAAAATTTTATTCGTGTTTTATCAGAAGGAGATAATGTCCGAAGTTTGAGTGAATCTGAAAATTATGAGGACTTTACCAGTAATTTAATCCAGTTGATGGGGTCTGAATGA
- a CDS encoding XkdX family protein, with product MSKNYEKWFDRYMKNFCTDDQLQRLVKLNQITEAEYKKILKAKEEKEIETAI from the coding sequence ATGAGTAAGAACTATGAAAAATGGTTTGATCGCTACATGAAAAATTTTTGTACCGATGACCAGCTGCAGCGTTTAGTGAAATTGAACCAAATTACGGAAGCTGAGTATAAAAAGATTTTAAAAGCAAAAGAAGAGAAAGAAATTGAAACTGCTATTTAG
- a CDS encoding glycoside hydrolase family 1 protein codes for MTGFPKGFLWGGAVAANQIEGGFGLDGKGLSVADVHLYNPELDIKTASQESEMTLAEVKRAMLDEEGYYPKRHGIDFYHTYKEDLKLLAEMGFTTFRTSIDWSRIFPNGDDAEPNELGLQFYDRLINECLALGMEPIITMLHYETPLAITLNYGGWNNREVIELFAKYGEVLLKRYKDKVKYWIVINQINLVHLESFNSIAICEDQVENNEEAKYQAIHNQLVASALIVKKAREINPTFQMGTMLADCTASPFSCAPDDVMLAMKRNRMQYFFTDVQFRGAYPVYMRRYFAENQLDLQEEPADEILLRENTMDYLAISYYYSQTVSAKENGMDPTDVMENPHLKANPWGWAIDAKGFYNCLSQYYDRYQVPLMIAENGFGMYDKVEENGEINDDYRIAYLSEHLTQLKEAIKDGVEVIAYCAWGPIDIVSCSSAEMEKRYGFIYVDLDNFGKGTGKRLKKKSFDWYKTVIASNGEIL; via the coding sequence ATGACAGGTTTTCCAAAAGGTTTTTTATGGGGCGGAGCAGTTGCTGCAAATCAGATTGAAGGTGGATTTGGATTAGATGGCAAGGGATTGAGTGTGGCAGATGTCCATTTATATAATCCAGAGCTAGATATTAAAACTGCGAGTCAAGAATCTGAAATGACATTGGCGGAAGTCAAACGAGCGATGTTGGATGAAGAAGGTTATTACCCAAAACGACATGGGATTGATTTTTATCATACCTATAAAGAGGATTTAAAATTATTAGCTGAAATGGGTTTTACAACGTTTAGAACTTCGATTGATTGGTCGCGAATTTTTCCAAATGGGGATGATGCGGAACCAAATGAATTAGGGTTACAATTTTATGATCGTTTAATCAACGAATGTTTAGCGTTGGGAATGGAGCCAATTATTACAATGCTTCATTATGAAACACCTTTAGCAATTACCTTGAATTATGGTGGTTGGAACAACCGTGAAGTGATTGAGTTATTCGCAAAATATGGCGAAGTTTTACTAAAACGTTACAAAGATAAGGTTAAGTATTGGATTGTGATTAACCAGATTAATTTAGTTCATTTAGAGTCTTTTAATTCGATTGCAATTTGCGAGGATCAAGTTGAAAATAATGAAGAGGCTAAATACCAGGCGATTCATAACCAACTTGTGGCATCAGCATTGATTGTCAAAAAAGCTCGTGAAATCAATCCAACATTTCAAATGGGGACGATGTTAGCAGATTGTACGGCTTCACCTTTTTCATGTGCACCAGATGATGTCATGCTAGCAATGAAGCGAAATCGAATGCAGTATTTCTTTACAGATGTGCAATTTAGAGGCGCATATCCAGTTTATATGCGTCGCTACTTTGCTGAAAACCAGCTTGATTTGCAAGAGGAGCCAGCAGATGAGATCTTGCTTCGTGAAAATACAATGGATTATTTAGCTATCTCTTATTATTACTCGCAAACGGTTTCGGCTAAGGAAAATGGAATGGATCCAACTGATGTGATGGAAAACCCACATTTAAAGGCAAATCCTTGGGGCTGGGCAATTGATGCAAAAGGTTTTTATAATTGTTTGAGTCAATATTATGATCGTTATCAAGTCCCTTTGATGATTGCTGAAAATGGATTTGGAATGTACGATAAAGTTGAAGAAAATGGCGAAATTAATGATGATTATCGCATAGCTTATCTAAGTGAACATTTGACGCAATTAAAAGAAGCTATTAAAGACGGGGTTGAAGTGATTGCCTATTGTGCTTGGGGACCGATTGATATTGTTAGTTGTTCTTCAGCCGAAATGGAAAAACGATATGGTTTCATTTATGTTGACTTAGATAATTTTGGAAAAGGTACGGGGAAACGTTTGAAAAAGAAAAGTTTTGACTGGTATAAAACCGTAATTGCATCTAATGGTGAAATACTGTAA
- a CDS encoding PTS sugar transporter subunit IIC, producing MQKIIDFMTNSFAPKVNKITKNVWVASLQDSVMAILPFILVSSIVTMVSLINEIADIIPDLSIINTFTFGLSGMFVAFLLPYFIMEKKKRGDKKLLAGLTGLALYLLLIFPEMSTDGGSITFTLARFGAVGMFVSIVVGIFVAIIMNLFSKWSFFNKDETSLPDFIIVWFDSLLPITLIIVSGWLCYSIFQIDVFDLIAILFEPLQMLGQSFWGFVLMGFLMAFLYSFGISTWVLTPVFMPIALKGIADNAALVEKGMDAVYINTQETFYSGWCAFGGVGYTMILAILLLLAKSTRLRAIGKATILPSIFNINEPLVYGAPIVFNPMLMIPFWLNGAIIPAITYLVLSTGWISIPAKAFQLWYLPYPISTYLVSGDIKGIFLFALLAGVSLCIWYPFFKAYDNAEVKNELEEELAVIN from the coding sequence ATGCAAAAAATAATTGATTTTATGACAAATAGTTTTGCACCTAAAGTAAATAAGATTACTAAAAATGTTTGGGTTGCATCATTGCAGGACTCAGTTATGGCTATTTTACCATTTATACTAGTGAGTTCGATTGTAACAATGGTTTCATTGATTAATGAAATTGCAGATATTATTCCAGATTTGTCTATTATTAATACCTTTACATTTGGTTTATCGGGGATGTTTGTGGCGTTTCTACTGCCTTATTTTATTATGGAAAAGAAAAAAAGAGGGGATAAGAAGCTATTAGCTGGTTTAACTGGGTTAGCTTTATACTTATTGTTGATTTTCCCTGAGATGAGTACTGATGGGGGATCAATTACTTTCACACTTGCACGTTTTGGTGCAGTTGGTATGTTCGTCTCCATTGTTGTAGGAATATTTGTTGCGATTATTATGAATTTATTTTCTAAATGGTCTTTTTTTAATAAGGATGAAACAAGCTTACCAGATTTCATTATTGTCTGGTTTGATTCTTTACTACCTATTACTTTGATTATCGTCAGTGGCTGGTTATGTTATTCTATTTTCCAAATCGATGTCTTTGATTTAATTGCGATTCTTTTTGAACCCTTGCAAATGTTGGGACAAAGCTTTTGGGGATTTGTTTTAATGGGCTTCTTAATGGCGTTCTTGTATTCATTTGGAATCAGCACATGGGTATTAACACCAGTATTTATGCCGATTGCGTTAAAAGGAATTGCGGATAATGCCGCACTAGTCGAAAAAGGCATGGATGCTGTTTATATCAACACGCAAGAAACGTTTTATTCAGGTTGGTGTGCATTTGGTGGGGTCGGTTACACAATGATACTGGCAATATTGTTACTTCTCGCTAAATCAACTCGTTTACGAGCTATTGGTAAAGCCACTATTTTACCGTCTATCTTTAATATAAATGAGCCACTTGTTTATGGTGCACCAATTGTTTTTAATCCAATGTTGATGATTCCTTTTTGGTTAAATGGCGCAATTATTCCGGCGATTACGTATCTTGTATTAAGCACAGGATGGATTTCGATTCCGGCAAAAGCATTCCAATTATGGTATCTGCCGTATCCGATTTCAACGTATTTAGTCTCGGGTGATATCAAAGGAATCTTCCTTTTTGCACTATTAGCAGGAGTATCTTTATGCATTTGGTATCCATTCTTTAAAGCCTATGATAATGCAGAAGTAAAAAATGAATTGGAAGAAGAATTAGCTGTAATTAATTAA
- a CDS encoding PTS sugar transporter subunit IIB, giving the protein MKTILLICGGGASSGFMAANMRKAAKKKGLEVSISARSESELEEHLDTIDVLLIGPHLAYMEEEAKEKAASSGREILVKVIPQKVYGMMDGVGALELLDSK; this is encoded by the coding sequence ATGAAAACGATTTTATTAATTTGTGGTGGCGGAGCTTCTAGTGGATTTATGGCAGCAAATATGCGGAAAGCAGCAAAAAAGAAAGGCTTAGAGGTATCTATTTCAGCCAGAAGTGAATCTGAGTTAGAGGAGCATTTGGATACCATTGATGTATTGTTAATTGGACCGCATTTAGCTTATATGGAAGAAGAGGCAAAAGAAAAAGCAGCAAGTTCAGGCAGAGAGATTCTTGTTAAGGTTATCCCTCAGAAAGTCTATGGAATGATGGATGGTGTAGGTGCCTTAGAATTATTAGATAGTAAGTAG
- a CDS encoding Rrf2 family transcriptional regulator, with translation MSISTKFPVAVHVLSVLALNRQTTVYSDFIAASVNTNPVVIRRIVGLLKKAGLVDSAPGVGGISLIKEPTDITLYDIYEAVNPTSKDLFTLHQDTNPNCIVGKNIQHSLEGVMQTAEEALENELKQVTLADTIEEIQQLDQAT, from the coding sequence ATGAGTATTTCAACAAAGTTTCCTGTAGCGGTTCATGTTTTATCTGTCCTTGCTTTAAATCGGCAAACAACGGTTTATTCAGATTTTATTGCAGCTAGTGTTAATACAAATCCAGTTGTGATTAGAAGAATTGTTGGTCTTTTAAAAAAAGCGGGACTCGTTGATTCTGCGCCAGGTGTTGGCGGTATTTCGCTAATCAAGGAACCAACAGATATTACCCTTTATGATATTTATGAGGCGGTTAACCCAACAAGTAAGGATTTATTTACTTTACATCAAGATACAAATCCAAATTGTATTGTCGGGAAAAACATTCAACATTCATTAGAAGGCGTGATGCAAACGGCAGAAGAAGCGTTAGAAAATGAGTTAAAACAGGTGACGTTGGCAGATACGATTGAAGAGATTCAACAACTTGACCAAGCTACTTGA
- a CDS encoding site-2 protease family protein: MEIEINFQLVIMWYVVLLIHELGHVIANKLIGAELVYVSIGYGPELWSFKKFRINKYFFVAIGYTSIIYRKINSKLELSFAFLNGILFSTVIWLIINLFWDNSFVQEFNFCFYLLSFTALLPINYPIGGNPSDFKQVLDLYRKG; the protein is encoded by the coding sequence ATGGAAATAGAAATTAATTTTCAGTTAGTTATTATGTGGTATGTTGTACTACTTATACATGAATTAGGTCATGTTATTGCAAATAAATTAATTGGTGCTGAACTTGTGTATGTTAGTATTGGCTATGGGCCTGAATTATGGAGTTTTAAAAAATTTAGAATAAATAAGTATTTTTTTGTAGCTATTGGGTACACAAGTATTATCTATAGAAAAATTAATTCAAAACTTGAATTATCGTTTGCTTTTCTAAATGGAATACTGTTTTCCACAGTGATCTGGCTCATTATCAATTTATTTTGGGATAATTCATTTGTTCAAGAGTTTAATTTCTGTTTCTATCTACTAAGCTTTACTGCATTACTCCCAATAAATTACCCGATTGGAGGAAATCCAAGTGATTTCAAACAAGTGTTAGATTTATATAGAAAGGGATAA
- a CDS encoding PTS lactose/cellobiose transporter subunit IIA: protein MKGTKNMNDEMNQVAMQIILHAGNARQVIFEVFDEIGDEHFDHAKELLKEAKKEIVLAHKAQTETIQAEASGIHHDFSLLFAHAQDTLMTISSEWNIANKMVSLVEKLTKK, encoded by the coding sequence ATGAAGGGAACAAAAAATATGAATGACGAAATGAATCAAGTCGCGATGCAAATTATTTTACATGCTGGAAATGCAAGACAAGTTATTTTTGAGGTTTTTGATGAAATTGGAGATGAACATTTTGACCACGCTAAAGAGTTATTAAAGGAAGCCAAGAAAGAAATAGTATTAGCTCATAAAGCCCAGACTGAAACCATTCAGGCAGAAGCAAGTGGCATCCATCATGATTTTTCATTATTATTTGCACATGCTCAAGATACGTTGATGACGATTAGTTCAGAATGGAATATTGCGAATAAAATGGTTTCACTGGTAGAAAAGCTGACAAAAAAATAA